In one window of Streptomyces sp. NBC_00193 DNA:
- a CDS encoding DegT/DnrJ/EryC1/StrS aminotransferase family protein, giving the protein MNQIPLVDLKAAHAEVADALRAGFDRVLADTAFIGGEEVRAFEREYAAFAGVGHCVGVANGTDALELALRASGVGVGDEVVLPANTFIATAGAVARIGARPVLADCLPDTLLLDPQAALDAVTKATRAVVPVHLYGQCADTSALAAGLPSYAKLVEDAAQSQGASREGRTPGSGGIAATSFYPGKNLGAYGDAGAVVTDDEEAADLVRALANHGGVAKYRHDVAGFNSRLDGLQAVVLRAKLALLAQGNEARRAAAARYDGLLGDLAATGRLTLPVTAPGNVHVWHLYVIRVSGADRDAVVGKLNAEGIGAGVHYPAPVHLTPAFAHLGHGRGAFPHAELAADRMLSLPLFPQITAAQQQRVVDALSAALR; this is encoded by the coding sequence ATGAACCAGATACCGCTCGTCGACCTGAAGGCCGCGCACGCCGAGGTCGCGGACGCCTTACGTGCGGGATTCGACCGCGTGCTGGCCGACACCGCCTTCATCGGCGGCGAGGAGGTACGGGCCTTCGAGCGCGAGTACGCGGCCTTCGCCGGGGTCGGACACTGCGTCGGCGTGGCCAACGGCACCGACGCCCTGGAACTGGCCCTGCGGGCGAGCGGAGTGGGCGTCGGCGACGAGGTCGTGCTGCCCGCCAACACGTTCATCGCCACCGCCGGCGCGGTCGCCCGGATCGGCGCCCGGCCGGTGCTGGCCGACTGCCTCCCCGACACCCTGCTGCTCGACCCGCAGGCCGCGCTCGACGCGGTCACCAAGGCCACCCGCGCGGTGGTCCCGGTCCACCTGTACGGGCAGTGCGCCGACACCTCCGCGCTCGCCGCGGGCCTGCCCTCGTACGCCAAGCTCGTCGAGGACGCCGCGCAGAGCCAGGGTGCCTCCCGGGAGGGCCGCACCCCCGGCAGCGGGGGGATCGCCGCGACCAGCTTCTACCCGGGCAAGAACCTGGGCGCCTACGGGGACGCCGGCGCGGTGGTGACCGACGACGAGGAGGCCGCCGACCTGGTCCGGGCGCTGGCCAACCACGGCGGCGTCGCCAAGTACCGGCACGACGTGGCCGGTTTCAACAGCAGGCTCGACGGTCTGCAGGCCGTCGTGCTGCGGGCCAAGCTGGCCCTGCTCGCCCAGGGGAACGAGGCCCGCCGGGCCGCCGCCGCCCGCTACGACGGGCTGCTGGGAGACCTGGCGGCCACGGGACGCCTCACCCTGCCGGTCACGGCGCCGGGCAACGTCCACGTCTGGCACCTGTACGTCATCCGGGTCAGCGGCGCGGACCGCGACGCGGTCGTCGGCAAGCTCAACGCGGAGGGCATCGGCGCCGGCGTGCACTATCCGGCCCCGGTCCACCTCACCCCGGCCTTCGCCCACCTCGGACACGGCCGCGGGGCCTTCCCGCACGCCGAGCTGGCCGCCGACCGGATGCTCTCCCTGCCGCTCTTCCCCCAGATCACCGCCGCCCAACAGCAGCGGGTCGTGGACGCGCTCTCAGCAGCGCTGCGCTGA
- a CDS encoding NeuD/PglB/VioB family sugar acetyltransferase, producing the protein MSGPHGRVAGAAATESLLIVGAGGFARETAQAVRDAAAADLAAGRVPRWRLDGHLDDDPALHGRDVDGVPVLGGSALVHERPDARVVVCVGSPRDYGVRARLVRRLALPESRYAVVVHPTAALSGSSVLGPGTVLLAHCVLTAAVRVGAHVAVMPHVVLTHDDEVGDFATLASGVRLGGGVRLGRGAYVGAGALVREYTKVGAWSLTGMGSTVLADVPAGEVWAGSPARRLREAGGPALEELRADESQTGRRPETRMGSTAA; encoded by the coding sequence ATGAGCGGGCCGCACGGCCGCGTCGCCGGGGCCGCGGCGACGGAGAGCCTGCTGATCGTCGGCGCGGGCGGCTTCGCCCGGGAGACCGCCCAGGCCGTACGGGACGCGGCCGCCGCCGACCTGGCGGCCGGCCGGGTCCCGCGCTGGCGGCTCGACGGGCACCTGGACGACGACCCTGCCCTGCACGGCCGGGACGTCGACGGCGTCCCCGTCCTGGGCGGCAGCGCCCTGGTGCACGAACGCCCGGACGCCCGCGTGGTGGTCTGCGTCGGCAGCCCCCGCGACTACGGGGTACGGGCCCGCCTGGTGCGGCGGCTCGCGCTGCCCGAGAGCCGGTACGCCGTCGTGGTCCACCCCACGGCGGCGCTCTCCGGCTCCTCGGTCCTCGGGCCGGGCACGGTCCTGCTCGCGCACTGCGTGCTGACCGCGGCGGTACGGGTGGGGGCCCACGTGGCGGTCATGCCGCACGTGGTCCTCACCCACGACGACGAGGTCGGGGACTTCGCGACCCTGGCCTCCGGGGTCCGCCTCGGCGGCGGGGTACGGCTGGGGCGCGGCGCCTACGTGGGCGCCGGCGCACTGGTCAGGGAGTACACGAAGGTCGGCGCCTGGTCGCTGACCGGGATGGGAAGCACGGTCCTGGCCGACGTGCCGGCCGGCGAGGTGTGGGCAGGAAGCCCCGCCCGCCGGTTGCGCGAGGCGGGGGGCCCGGCGCTCGAAGAGCTCCGGGCCGATGAGTCGCAGACCGGCCGGAGGCCGGAGACACGGATGGGGAGCACAGCCGCATGA
- a CDS encoding DegT/DnrJ/EryC1/StrS aminotransferase family protein gives MSSQDTGAAAPARIPVMIPWLGEDEARAAADAVLSGWVAQGPRVAEFERAFAERVGAEHGIAVSSCTTALHLSLIALDLGPGDEVVVPSLSFIATANAVRYVGAQPVFADVEEATGNLTPATVDAVLTPRTKAVIAVHQGGVPADVHALRAACADRGLALVEDAACGIGATVGGKPVGQGALLAAWSFHPRKVITTGEGGMVTTDDAAWAERLRRLREHGMNVSAAQRHASSKPIAESYLEVGYNYRMTDIQAAVGLVQLGKLDEIVARRRFLAARYAQLLAGVPGLTPVRDPAHGEGNFQSYWVLLAEDFPVGRDELLAALAEAGISARRGIMASHLEPAYAGHGAVELPVTERITRDSLILPLFHTMTEEQQDRVVAALRAQAGGG, from the coding sequence ATGAGCAGCCAGGACACCGGCGCCGCCGCCCCCGCCCGCATCCCCGTCATGATCCCGTGGCTCGGTGAGGACGAGGCACGGGCCGCCGCCGACGCGGTCCTGTCCGGCTGGGTGGCCCAGGGACCCCGGGTCGCGGAGTTCGAACGGGCCTTCGCCGAGCGGGTGGGCGCGGAGCACGGCATCGCGGTGAGCTCGTGCACCACCGCCCTGCACCTCTCGCTCATCGCCTTGGACCTCGGTCCGGGCGACGAGGTCGTCGTCCCCTCGCTCTCCTTCATCGCCACGGCCAACGCGGTCCGCTACGTCGGCGCGCAGCCGGTGTTCGCGGACGTCGAGGAGGCCACCGGGAACCTGACCCCGGCCACCGTGGACGCCGTCCTCACCCCGCGCACCAAGGCCGTGATCGCGGTCCACCAGGGCGGGGTCCCGGCCGACGTGCACGCCCTGCGCGCCGCCTGCGCCGACCGGGGCCTCGCCCTGGTCGAGGACGCCGCCTGCGGCATCGGCGCCACCGTCGGGGGCAAGCCGGTCGGCCAGGGGGCCCTCCTGGCCGCCTGGTCCTTCCACCCCCGCAAGGTGATCACCACCGGCGAGGGCGGCATGGTGACCACGGACGACGCCGCGTGGGCCGAGCGGCTGCGCCGGCTGCGCGAGCACGGCATGAACGTGTCCGCGGCGCAGCGGCACGCGAGCAGCAAGCCGATCGCCGAGAGCTACCTCGAGGTCGGCTACAACTACCGGATGACCGACATCCAGGCCGCGGTCGGCCTGGTGCAACTGGGCAAGCTGGACGAGATCGTGGCCCGCAGGCGGTTCCTCGCCGCCCGGTACGCGCAGCTCCTCGCCGGGGTCCCGGGCCTGACCCCGGTCCGGGACCCCGCCCACGGCGAGGGGAACTTCCAGTCCTACTGGGTGCTCCTGGCCGAGGACTTCCCCGTCGGCCGCGACGAACTGCTCGCGGCGCTGGCCGAGGCCGGGATCTCGGCCCGCCGCGGGATCATGGCCTCCCACCTGGAGCCGGCGTACGCCGGTCACGGTGCGGTGGAGCTGCCGGTGACCGAGCGGATCACCCGCGACTCCCTGATCCTGCCGCTGTTCCACACGATGACCGAGGAGCAGCAGGACCGGGTGGTGGCGGCGCTGCGCGCACAGGCCGGCGGCGGATGA
- a CDS encoding NAD-dependent epimerase/dehydratase family protein, producing MSSVRGKRILVTGGAGTIGSHLVDLLVDNGAREIVVLDNFVRGRTANLARALPSGVVDLVEGDIRDVAAVRKATEGADLVFHLAAIRITQCAEEPRLANEVMVDGTFNVLEAAAAAGVGKVIASSSASVYGMAESFPTTERHHAYNNDTFYGAAKAFNEGVLRSFHAMYGLDYVALRYFNVYGPRMDIHGLYTEVLIRWMERIAAGEPPLILGDGTQTMDFVDVRDIARANLLAAESDLTDEVFNVASGSETSLLELANGLLEAMGAEGLTPEHGPARAVNGVTRRLADTSQAAERLGFTAEIDLRSGLRDLVDWWRAERAEAEDAASAEAGR from the coding sequence TTGAGCAGCGTACGAGGCAAGAGGATTCTGGTCACCGGCGGAGCGGGCACGATCGGCTCGCACCTGGTGGACCTGCTGGTGGACAACGGGGCGCGCGAGATCGTCGTGCTCGACAACTTCGTACGGGGACGCACCGCCAACCTGGCCCGCGCCCTGCCGAGCGGGGTCGTGGACCTGGTCGAGGGCGACATCCGGGACGTAGCCGCCGTGCGCAAGGCGACCGAAGGCGCCGACCTGGTCTTCCACCTGGCGGCGATCCGGATCACCCAGTGCGCCGAGGAGCCGCGGCTGGCGAACGAGGTGATGGTCGACGGGACGTTCAACGTGCTGGAGGCCGCCGCGGCCGCCGGAGTGGGCAAGGTCATCGCCTCCTCCTCGGCCTCGGTCTACGGGATGGCCGAGTCCTTCCCGACCACCGAGCGCCACCACGCGTACAACAACGACACCTTCTACGGGGCCGCGAAGGCCTTCAACGAAGGCGTGCTGCGCAGTTTCCACGCCATGTACGGGCTGGACTACGTCGCGCTGCGCTACTTCAACGTGTACGGCCCCCGGATGGACATCCACGGTCTGTACACCGAGGTGCTGATCCGCTGGATGGAGCGGATCGCCGCGGGCGAACCGCCCCTGATCCTCGGCGACGGAACCCAGACCATGGACTTCGTCGACGTCCGGGACATCGCCAGGGCCAACCTGCTGGCCGCCGAATCGGACCTGACCGACGAGGTGTTCAACGTCGCGAGCGGCTCCGAGACCAGTCTGCTGGAGCTGGCGAACGGCCTCCTGGAGGCCATGGGCGCCGAGGGCCTGACGCCGGAGCACGGACCGGCGCGCGCCGTGAACGGGGTGACCCGCCGGCTCGCGGACACCTCGCAGGCCGCCGAGCGCCTCGGCTTCACGGCCGAGATCGACCTGCGCAGCGGGCTGCGGGACCTGGTCGACTGGTGGCGGGCCGAGCGCGCGGAGGCCGAGGACGCCGCATCCGCGGAGGCCGGCCGATGA
- a CDS encoding Gfo/Idh/MocA family protein — protein sequence MKDTAKDAGRDATAARAGAGRTEPLGVAVVGAGYWGPNLVRNFQSSPEFRLRWLCDLNVDRARQVLGGYSTVQATADYAAVLADPAVEAVAVATPAGTHLDVALAALRAGKHVLVEKPLAATYEDGLRLVNEAEERGLTLMCDHTYCYTPAVARIRDMVRSGELGDIQFVDSVRINLGLVQKDIDVLWDLAPHDLSVLDFILPENVHPVAVAAHGADPIGAGQSCVAYLTLQLNTGAIAHVHVNWLSPVKVRTTMVGGSKRTLVWDDLNPTQRVAVFDRGVDLTAPQEIGADERRDMLVSYRTGDMVAPALGEKEALRSMVEEFAAAIRTGRPPLTDGRAGLQVLDILEAASRSLEFKGAVVGLRTGR from the coding sequence GTGAAGGACACCGCGAAGGACGCCGGGCGGGACGCCACGGCCGCACGTGCGGGTGCGGGACGGACCGAGCCGTTAGGGGTCGCCGTCGTCGGAGCGGGCTACTGGGGCCCCAATCTCGTCCGCAACTTCCAGTCCAGTCCGGAGTTCAGGCTCCGCTGGCTCTGTGATCTGAACGTCGACCGGGCCCGGCAGGTGCTCGGCGGCTACTCCACGGTCCAGGCGACCGCGGACTACGCGGCGGTCCTGGCCGACCCCGCGGTCGAGGCCGTCGCCGTGGCCACACCGGCCGGCACCCACCTCGACGTCGCCCTGGCCGCCCTGCGCGCCGGCAAGCACGTCCTCGTGGAGAAGCCGCTCGCCGCCACCTACGAGGACGGCCTGCGGCTGGTGAACGAGGCCGAGGAACGCGGCCTCACCCTGATGTGCGACCACACCTACTGCTACACCCCGGCGGTGGCCCGCATCCGGGACATGGTCCGCTCCGGCGAGCTCGGCGACATCCAGTTCGTGGACTCGGTCAGGATCAACCTCGGGCTGGTCCAGAAGGACATCGACGTCCTGTGGGACCTGGCCCCGCACGACCTCTCGGTGCTCGACTTCATCCTCCCGGAGAACGTCCACCCCGTCGCCGTCGCCGCGCACGGGGCCGACCCGATAGGCGCCGGCCAGTCCTGCGTGGCCTATCTGACGCTCCAGCTCAACACCGGCGCCATCGCGCACGTCCACGTCAACTGGCTGTCCCCGGTGAAGGTCCGCACCACCATGGTAGGCGGCTCCAAGCGCACCCTGGTGTGGGACGACCTCAACCCCACGCAGCGGGTCGCGGTCTTCGACCGGGGAGTCGACCTCACGGCCCCACAGGAGATCGGCGCGGACGAGCGCCGCGACATGCTCGTCTCCTACCGGACCGGCGACATGGTGGCCCCCGCACTCGGCGAGAAGGAGGCCCTGCGCAGCATGGTCGAGGAGTTCGCCGCGGCGATCAGGACGGGGCGGCCCCCGCTCACCGACGGCCGGGCGGGACTCCAGGTCCTCGACATCCTCGAAGCGGCCTCCCGCAGCCTGGAGTTCAAGGGCGCCGTCGTCGGACTGCGCACCGGACGTTGA
- a CDS encoding glycosyltransferase family 2 protein, producing MTSIVIPAHNEGRVIGRLLDALLDGTPASGPDIVVVCNGCTDDTAAVAAARGPRVRVVEIPTPSKHRALRVGDEHARGFPRLYVDADVVVGAADVRALADALATGPGLLAAAPGRDIPLTGCAWPVRAYYRVWQLLPAVREGLFGRGVIAVTEPGHARLAALPPLMADDLAASLAFAPGERRVVEAARVVVLPPRTWGDLIKRRVRAATSSAELERFQAARASGPAAPQPSARTGTGDLRALLRAQPRLLPGVAVFVVAALAARRGSRRAIRSGDFSTWLRDESSRQG from the coding sequence GTGACCAGCATCGTGATCCCGGCCCACAACGAGGGCCGGGTCATCGGCCGGCTCCTCGACGCGCTCCTGGACGGGACCCCCGCCTCCGGGCCCGACATCGTCGTGGTGTGCAACGGCTGTACGGACGACACCGCCGCGGTGGCCGCCGCGCGGGGCCCCCGCGTACGGGTGGTCGAGATCCCGACTCCGTCCAAACATCGGGCACTTCGGGTGGGCGACGAGCACGCGCGCGGCTTCCCGCGCCTCTACGTGGACGCCGACGTGGTGGTCGGCGCGGCCGACGTACGGGCCCTGGCCGATGCGCTCGCCACCGGCCCGGGCCTGCTCGCCGCGGCCCCCGGCCGGGACATTCCGCTTACCGGCTGCGCCTGGCCGGTCCGGGCGTACTACCGGGTCTGGCAGTTGCTGCCCGCGGTCCGCGAGGGGCTGTTCGGACGCGGGGTCATCGCGGTGACCGAGCCGGGGCACGCCCGGCTCGCCGCACTGCCGCCCCTGATGGCCGACGACCTGGCCGCGTCCCTGGCCTTCGCGCCGGGCGAGCGGCGGGTGGTGGAGGCGGCCAGGGTCGTGGTCCTCCCGCCGCGCACCTGGGGCGATCTGATCAAACGCCGGGTACGGGCGGCGACTTCCTCCGCCGAGCTGGAGCGGTTCCAGGCCGCGCGGGCCTCCGGGCCGGCGGCGCCCCAGCCGTCCGCGCGCACCGGTACGGGAGACCTGCGGGCGCTGCTCCGGGCCCAGCCGCGACTGCTCCCGGGGGTGGCGGTGTTCGTCGTGGCCGCCCTCGCGGCCCGCCGGGGATCCCGCAGGGCCATCCGGAGCGGTGACTTCTCCACCTGGCTGCGCGACGAGAGCAGCCGG